The DNA window GTATTCAAGTTTTGACTCAAATTTTCATTGTCTAGCTTGTGTGTGAATTAGGACTGCAGGATTTGTAAATACTTGTAACTAAATGGAATACCTGGTTGTCTTCAGATGCTGCATGATAATTATGAGATTTTGATCGAATATGCTCCAAATGCTCAGCCAGTCTTAATATATTATATCTAATGATGTTCCTTTCCTTATCTGCCATGCGCTCCGTCATTATATTAAGCTCTCCTTGTCTCGCAGAGTAACAATAACCTCTAGATTGTATCAGAGATCATGCTTGTACAGATCGAAAGAACTGTTTCAGCAATAGTATAGTGCTTgggattgattttttttttccttccaaaCTTGGGATTGAAATTAATCGAGTACTATGACTACATTTAATTGGCTGGGtgtgattattttaattttctgttaaAAGGGGCTTTAAAGTTTAAACAACATGGCAGTTATAAATGAGAAGCGGTGGGCAGTCAGGGACCTATTTTTTCTCCCCAAGGATATGGCATTTTTTTAGGACTAACCCAAATTTATAGCATTGAAGAGACGGATTCAAGCACATAACTGTGAGAAATTCAAACACGAGGATATATCTATTTTAGCAGAATTTCAACGTGCTACAGTTAAAGGATAGGTCCAAATTTCTAAAAGTTGGTTACATGTTATTGGCAAAGGGTTGGAGTCTGAATGTACCACGTTTCTCGAATTAGTTCAAAATAAACATCTTCCATTACTTCAAAACCAGGAGTTTGAAGTTCTTATTTTCAGCCGAATCATGAAAGCAAAAGATTTAAGACTCTGGATGTTAATGTTGTCTTATATCTACAGAAAGAATGGAAGTACCCAAGAAAGATAACTGAAACCCATCCAGAAGATGCCAACATATAATCCCTATGTATCAAATTGTCAAACATTTCGTGACCACGGCCACCTTGGGTGAATTTGCTCTGCTTTTGCTGTCCCCAAGAGTCTGTTATTGCCTAAAAGAGAAGGGTCTACCAAAATGACATTGAATCAGAATAGATAATTATCCAAAACAAAGACGGTAAATAATTTCATACAACAAAAACAAAggcaaaattaatttatgttccTAGAAGTTATAAATGCATACCTGGATCTGATATTCCATAGATTTGGTGTTCATAGTTCTGGTTAAAGTTTTGGTTTAGCCAAGGACGATAATATTGCATCTGATCAGAATGTGCACCACCAGAAAGTATATTCCATGGGTGAGGAAATTCACCAGGAATTATCATTTGATGCTGCCGACGAATAGGACCATACGAATGTATCTTTGAAGCTGAGGACCTGACTGCTGAATGATGGAACACTGGCTTTCTTGGATGTGTTTGGGAACGTGGGTAAGGTTTTCTTGCAACATCGATATCATCATAAGAAGTTTTCGAGTCCGATACACCATTAGAGACTAAAGTGGCATTTCCCAAACTGCTTGGAGAATTTTCATTACCTATGCTGACATTGTAAGCATTCGACTTTTGAGTATTGTTAGCTGAAGCAACCAAATGAGCTTCAGTTGAATTATTATCAGCCAACAATATTGTATCCATTTGAAATACCAACTCATCAAGTGTGATCAAACTGTCTTCATCAGGCAAACAAACTTCATCAATTGCATTAGCTTTCTCGTCAAATCCATCGACAGGAGTGAGCTCTAAAGCCTGTGCACTTAAGGAATCCGATTTTATTTCGTCCTCATCTTCACTGGAGGCCAAGTCACTGCCTTTTCTTTCATTTAAATCAGTTTTCTGCCCACAGTTTAAGGATGTGGTAGCCTGATGTTCAACTCCGATTAGCTCATCTATTGGCAAAAGAATTACCTCACTGTCCAATGGAGATGGGAAATCGACATGCCACAAGAAATCATATTCAGTAAGATCGTTTGAAGTAATTAAATGCAACTTCTTTGTGGAACCTGCTTCATCTTCCGACATTACATTTCTTTCCAAGCTCTGTGTAGTCCTTGCATTGGAGGATGAGCTTAAATTTGACCATGCTGCTTCCACATCTGTTGCCTCTTTACCCTTCTTTAACAAATCAAAAAGGTGCTGAGCCGAACCAGAATGACTTGCAGTACGTAAATTCTCACGCTCTACGTCATAATCTTCTTCAGATTGATGCTGAGAAAAGTGGTCTTCACCGACCTCTAATTTTTCAGCTGTCATTGCACTGAATTGATTTGAGCATGCCGCTTCTAGAGCTTCAGTATCTTTACCCTTCTTTAACAAGTCAAGAAGGTGCTGAGTTGAACCAGAATGACTTGCAGTCTTTGACAATGTTCTCCCTATGTCATAACATTCTGCCGCTTGGTGCAGAGCGATGTGCATTTCAGTGACATCTAATGCACCGGTTTCTACAGTCTCCATACACATAATAACACCTGGAGGCATAACAGATATACTAGCACTGTCTAATTGCTCAGTGATTTTCTCCGTGGCAGGTGCAATGAGCTTATGTTCTTTGCATTGATGCCGGTCAAATTGGTTTTCACTTGCCTCTAACTCAATTGAAGGTTCAGTCTCCTCACCCTTAATACCATCTTGACACATAATTGATCCCATAGAACTGCAATGATTAGAGTCTTTCTCAGCAGCAGGATGCGCGGAAGGTGCCACGGGCTCCAGTGGAACTTCACTGTCATGACAAGAAACACTTGTGGACCCATTTTCAACAGCACTTGTGCTAGGTTCTATGTATACTTCAGGTTCCTTAATTTCGTTGCCAATTAAGACGCCACCTGCTGGCTCTTTCTCTAGTGAATGCAGAGAAGATAGTCTTAGATACTCCATCAATTGTATTAGCCAATTAGGTTTTAGATGCTCAAATACACAAAATGATAACTGTTAGAACTTTCGTAGTGTATGAAGAAAAGGCCAAATAAACTGCGTTATTCACATAAACTACCTTCAACAGTAAACTGATCAACAGAGATGGAAGAGGAAGACATGGATATCTCGATCTTATCCACTTTAACATCATATTGCTGCCAGTCAGTAAACAAGCATGGGAATCTGTTAGAAGCTGGTTAACTATTAAGACTACAAATATCAGATTCAAGACTAAgctgaaaaaaatatattaaaaccaATGGTTCTTCAAACATTTGAATATTACATCAAGAAAATATATAGTTCAAGAAGATACAGTTCACTGAAAGGAGTTCATTACTTCTACAGAGACAAAAACAACTTTGTACTAATTACCTCTTGTGTAGGAGAGTGGTGTAAcaattttgtttgaaaattattCTCAAAGGATCTGCCTGAAGAAGTGGGAGATAATTTTCCTCCACATGTAAAAGCTTGTCTGGAAGAAGAGGACGAAGCATTATTTGGAGCTGATGATGCTGCACCATAGCACTTGCTAAGAATGCCCTTATTATTTCTGGAATCCATGCGGTGAGTATCTAGGTCCGAGCTCACTTTATACTCAGCTGGAACATTTTGTTGCTTCCCTTCAATAGGATTATGTTCCTTCCTATTCAAGTCCAATGAATCTAGAGAAAGTGTGTACACCTTAGAAATAAGACGACTTGCAGATACATAAGCACAGGAAGCAGAATGCCGTGACTCAGCAACACAGACCTATATATAGCTATTGGAAGATATTCTCTATATCTTTTTGATTCTCATGTTTCCTATATTAGCTATATTAGACCGTTGTACATGCTTAATTATAGGCTTAATTATAGGCTTAGTTTTCTCTGTACATGTCTTAGTCTCCAAGGCTAAACTTCCTATTTATATTGTTGTATTCTGTAAACAATTGATATGAATAAcaattatttcttttttctctcttaaaCTTTGATTTcttcatggtatcagagcagtgaTCTTacctctttttttattaatcatcCTTGATCATGACTGACAAAGGAAGTAATGTTGCTAATTCATTAAAACAGGTGGTTGTTGCCTCCTCTAATCCAGCAGAAAGTGACGTCAACACTTCTCAAAAACTGACTTCTATCTTGTTAAATGAATTCAATTATCTACCATGGTCAAGGGCAATCACCATTGCTCTTGGTGGGAGATCCAGATTGGGATTTATCAATGGCAAAGAAAAGACTCCAGCCTTTGAATCATCTGAATATGAGGCCTGGTTGTCAAAAGACCAGATGGTTATGTCATGGATTCTTAACTCCATGGAAAGTGGCATCGCTGAAATATTCAGCTATTCTGAGTCTACCCTTGATTTATGGGAGGCTGTTCGTGAAATGTACGGTAATCAAAATAACTCTGCTCGTATTTTTCAAATTCAACAAGAGATTGCTAATCTCCGTCAAGACGGAAAAACCTTCATTAATTTATTAGGCAGATTAAAAGGTTTGTGGAATGAATTGGAGGTGTACCGACCTCATTCTATTGATCAAACTACCTTGCGAAAAAGAACTGAAGAAGACAGAGTTTTACAACTACTGGCCAGTCTTGGTTCTGACTTTGAAGACTTTAGGCGTAACATTCTGATGACTCCAGAATTACCAACATTAAAGAGTATTTGTTCTTTAATTCAGCGTGAAGAAGTTCGCCGAAAGGTCATGTCTCGTGAAACAACAAACAACAACTCAGAGGTTCACGCCTATCTTGGTCATCAATCTTCAGAATCAAAAGCTTATAAAGGGAAGCGTCCAGATTTAAAGTGTGACCATTGCAATTCTCCTGGTCATACAATTGATCGATGTTGGATTCTCCATCCCGAGATGAAACCCAGGGCCTTAAAAGACAGAAAAGGAGGAAATCTGAAACAAGGCACTAATTACAAGGCTCATGTGGCTACTCATACAACTAATTCTTTTTCTTCTAATCCCACTGCCTTGTTAAATGATTTTGCTAGCTATTTACAAGAAAAACATGGTCAGGGAACATACCAGACAGGAGCTGTCAACCAAAAGAAAGATGAGTCTACTGCATCAGCTGGACTTCTTAGCAAATTTTCTGGGTTCATAACTGATGCAAATCTTGAGAATAGCCAAGGTATCATTACTGCCTTTATGACTGCAttagaaattaataatttgcATGATTTATGGGTTGTTGATTCTGGTGCCACTGATCACATGACAAACAAAGTAActaatatttctaatttttgtcCAATATCTTCACTTGTTTCTATAGCTAATGGTAAAGGCGTTCCTATTAAGGGTAAGGGAAAAATCAAACTTGTCTCAGATGCCATAGAAGCTGATGTTCTTTATGTCCCTTCTTTTCCGTTACAATTGCTTTCTGTTCCAAAGTTGATATCTTCCCTTAATTGTGAAGTCATTTTTACACCTGACAAGGTTATCTTTCAGGACCTCGTCAACAAGAAGAAGATTGGTGAGGGATTCTTTTTGAATGGACTCTATTTTTTTCTACCTGTTTCTAGAACTCCAAAAGGTTTTAAGGCGATTACAACTCCTGACGATGAACATCTTTTGTGGCACCGTCGTCTAGCTCATCCGTCAGAatctattttttcaaaaataaagttAGGATTAGATAAAGGGACTCATGAATGTGAAATTTGTCATTTTTCGAAGTCTACAAGACTTCCATTTACTTTATCGATTTCTAAATCTGTTCAAACTTTTGAATTAGTTCATTCAGATGTATGGGGACCTTTTTCTACTTCTATtgacgtttttaaatattttttaaccttTATTGATGATTTTTCAAAGGTTACATGGGTTTATCTCTTGAAAtcaaaaaatgaagtttttcaTTACTTCAAGGATTTTCATATGATGGTTTCCATTCAATACTCGACTCATATTAAAATTCTTCGATCAGATAATGGTACAGAATATACATCTCATGACATGAGAAACTATTTAACTTCCAATGGCATTTTGCATCAGACTAGTTGTGTTAATACTCCTCAACAAAATGGAGTAGCTGAACG is part of the Mercurialis annua linkage group LG3, ddMerAnnu1.2, whole genome shotgun sequence genome and encodes:
- the LOC126673479 gene encoding uncharacterized protein LOC126673479, coding for MSTACEVQCSLTNSRSEAEEQLISHKDVEFSYTRQFLLSLAKLDICNRLPIGFDSSILSELNNASAGSPFWFCSVTDSGSSDDSLSRDFQSTSSSFGVSSTKAQGSSCHPPQPSELNNASTGSQQSSSDTESGRWDGSPSQHSQQNPECGLLRREALPKYRESLAANSPPVVQGNSCHLLNRSATPYRPPHLSKMNHLSRTESKHLTAGNTFEFLKYSSPGKQENESRERDSLDLNRKEHNPIEGKQQNVPAEYKVSSDLDTHRMDSRNNKGILSKCYGAASSAPNNASSSSSRQAFTCGGKLSPTSSGRSFENNFQTKLLHHSPTQEQYDVKVDKIEISMSSSSISVDQFTVEEKEPAGGVLIGNEIKEPEVYIEPSTSAVENGSTSVSCHDSEVPLEPVAPSAHPAAEKDSNHCSSMGSIMCQDGIKGEETEPSIELEASENQFDRHQCKEHKLIAPATEKITEQLDSASISVMPPGVIMCMETVETGALDVTEMHIALHQAAECYDIGRTLSKTASHSGSTQHLLDLLKKGKDTEALEAACSNQFSAMTAEKLEVGEDHFSQHQSEEDYDVERENLRTASHSGSAQHLFDLLKKGKEATDVEAAWSNLSSSSNARTTQSLERNVMSEDEAGSTKKLHLITSNDLTEYDFLWHVDFPSPLDSEVILLPIDELIGVEHQATTSLNCGQKTDLNERKGSDLASSEDEDEIKSDSLSAQALELTPVDGFDEKANAIDEVCLPDEDSLITLDELVFQMDTILLADNNSTEAHLVASANNTQKSNAYNVSIGNENSPSSLGNATLVSNGVSDSKTSYDDIDVARKPYPRSQTHPRKPVFHHSAVRSSASKIHSYGPIRRQHQMIIPGEFPHPWNILSGGAHSDQMQYYRPWLNQNFNQNYEHQIYGISDPDPSLLGNNRLLGTAKAEQIHPRWPWSRNV